A part of Numenius arquata chromosome 2, bNumArq3.hap1.1, whole genome shotgun sequence genomic DNA contains:
- the PHF5A gene encoding PHD finger-like domain-containing protein 5A → MAKHHPDLIFCRKQAGVAIGRLCEKCDGKCVICDSYVRPCTLVRICDECNYGSYQGRCVICGGPGVSDAYYCKECTIQEKDRDGCPKIVNLGSSKTDLFYERKKYGFKKR, encoded by the exons ATGGCCAAACACCACCCGGACCTCATCTTCTGCCGCAAGCAGGCGGGCGTCG CAATCGGAAGACTTTGTGAAAAAT GTGATGGCAAATGCGTGATCTGTGACTCCTACGTGCGGCCCTGCACTCTGGTGCGCATATGTGATGAGTGTAACTACGGCTCCTACCAAGGGCGCTGTGTGATCTGTGGGGGTCCGGGAGTGTCTGATGCCTACTACTGCAAGGAGTGCACCATCCAGGAAAAAGAT aGAGATGGTTGCCCTAAGATTGTCAACCTGGGCAGTTCCAAGACAGATCTCTTCTATGAAAGGAAAAAGTATGGCTTCAAGAAGAGGTGA
- the ACO2 gene encoding aconitate hydratase, mitochondrial isoform X1, with protein sequence MAPYCVLAARLRHALNSGIRRYHVAPVLCQRAKVAMSHFEPNEHINYEKLEKNINIVRKRLDRPLTLSEKIVYGHLDDPAKQEIERGKTYLRLRPDRVAMQDATAQMAMLQFISSGLPKVAVPSTIHCDHLIEAQSGGEKDLRRAKDINQEVYNFLATAGAKYGVGFWKPGSGIIHQIILENYSYPGVMLIGTDSHTPNGGGLGGICIGVGGADAVDVMAGIPWELKCPKVIGVKLTGKLSGWSSPKDVILKVAGILTVKGGTGAIIEYHGPGVDSISCTGMATICNMGAEIGATTSIFPYNARMKKYLSKTGRADIAALADEFQQHLVPDSGCQYDQVIEINLSELKPHINGPFTPDLAHPVSDIGAVAEKEGWPVDIRVGLIGSCTNSSYEDMGRSAAVAKQALAHGLKCKSKFTITPGSEQIRATIERDGYAQILRDVGGLVLANACGPCIGQWDRKDIKKGEKNTIVTSYNRNFTGRNDANPETHAFVTSPEIVTALSIAGTLKFNPETDYLTGADGKKFKLEAPDADELPKLEFDPGQDTYQYPPKDGSGQHVDVSPTSQRLQLLEPFDKWDGKDLEDMLILIKVKGKCTTDHISAAGPWLKFRGHLDNISNNLLIGAINIENGKANSVRNALTQEFGPVPDTARYYKKMGVKWAVIGDENYGEGSSREHAALEPRHLGGRVIITKSFARIHETNLKKQGLLPLTFADPADYNKIHPVDKLSIVGLADFAPGKPLKCIIKHPNGSQETIMLNHTFNESQIEWFQAGSALNRMKELQQKSS encoded by the exons ATGGCGCCGTACTGCGTCCTGGCGGCTCGGCTGCGG CATGCCTTGAATAGTGGGATACGACGCTACCATGTTGCTCCTGTCCTCTGCCAGCGGGCCAAGGTGGCCATGAGCCACTTTGAGCCTAACGAACACATAAATTATgaaaagctggagaagaacaTCAACATTGTCCGTAAGAG GCTTGACCGTCCCCTGACCTTGTCTGAGAAGATTGTATATGGACACCTGGATGACCCAGCAAAACAGGAGATTGAGCGAGGCAAGACCTATCTGCGCTTACGGCCAGACCGTGTGGCCATGCAGGATGCCACTGCTCAGATGGCGATGCTACAGTTCATCAGCAGCGGGCTGCCAAAAGTGGCTGTGCCTTCCACCATCCACTGTGACCACCTCATTGAAGCCCAGTCAGGTGGTGAAAAGGATCTTCGAAGAGCCAAG GACATAAACCAGGAGGTGTACAACTTTCTAGCAACGGCTGGTGCCAAGTATGGAGTAGGATTCTGGAAACCTGGGTCAGGAATCATTCACCAG atcatTCTGGAGAATTACTCCTACCCTGGGGTTATGCTGATTGGCACAGATTCACACACCCCCAATGGAGGAGGCTTAGGAGGAATCTGCATTGGTGTAGGTGGAGCTGATGCTGTAGATGTCATGGCAGGAATCCCTTGGGAGCTCAAATGCCCAAAG GTTATTGGTGTAAAACTGACGGGCAAGCTTTCAGGCTGGAGTTCTCCTAAAGACGTGATCCTGAAAGTGGCTGGCATCCTCACTGTCAAGGGTGGGACAGGCGCCATCATTGAATACCATGGGCCTGGTGTGGATTCAATCTCTTGCACGG GAATGGCAACGATCTGTAACATGGGGGCTGAAATCGGAGCTACCACGTCTATCTTCCCTTACAATGCAAGGATGAAGAAATACTTGAGCAAGACTGGACGAGCTG ACATAGCTGCACTGGCAGATGAATTCCAGCAACACTTGGTACCAGATTCTGGTTGTCAGTATGACCAGGTGATAGAAATCAACCTCAGTGAG CTGAAACCGCATATCAATGGACCTTTCACACCAGACCTGGCGCACCCTGTGTCAGATATTGGTGCTGTGGCAGAAAAGGAGGGCTGGCCTGTTGATATCAGAGTTG GCTTGATTGGCAGCTGCACCAACTCCAGCTATGAGGACATGGGGCGCTCTGCAGCAGTGGCCAAACAGGCACTAGCGCATGGATTGAAGTGCAAATCTAAGTTCACAATCACACCAGGCTCAGAGCAGATCCGTGCCACCATTGAAAGAGACGGTTAT GCGCAAATCCTGCGAGATGTTGGAGGGCTGGTTCTTGCCAACGCTTGTGGGCCATGCATTGGCCAGTGGGACAG GAAGGACatcaagaaaggagagaaaaacacaaTAGTTACATCCTACAACCGGAATTTCACAGGTCGCAATGATGCCAATCCTGAGACTCATGCATTTGTGACCTCTCCGGAG attgtcACAGCCCTGTCCATTGCTGGCACTCTAAAATTTAACCCTGAGACAGATTACCTGACAGGAGCAGATGGGAAGAAGTTTAAACTAGAAGCACCTGATGCAGATGAGCTGCCCAAGCTG GAGTTTGACCCAGGCCAGGACACCTATCAGTACCCTCCCAAGGATGGCAGTGGGCAGCATGTGGATGTGAGCCCCACCAGCCAGCGCCTCCAGCTTCTTGAGCCCTTCGATAAGTGGGACGGCAAGGATCTAGAAGACATGCTGATCCTCATTAAG GTAAAAGGGAAATGCACCACTGACCATATTTCTGCAGCCGGACCGTGGCTCAAGTTCCGTGGCCACCTGGACAACATCTCCAACAACCTGCTCATCGGTGCCATCAACATTGAAAATGGCAAAGCCAACTCTGTGAGGAATGCATTAACCCAGGAGTTTGGGCCAGTCCCAGACACAGCCCGTTACTACAAG AAAATGGGTGTCAAATGGGCAGTTATTGGGGATGAAAACTACGGTGAGGGATCAAGCCGGGAGCACGCGGCGTTGGAGCCACGTCACTTGGGGGGCAGGGTGATCATCACCAAGAGCTTTGCCAGGATCCACG AAACCAATCTGAAGAAGCAAGGCCTGCTGCCCCTCACTTTCGCTGATCCAGCGGACTACAACAAGATTCATCCTGTGGACAAGCTAAGCATTGTGGGGCTGGCAGACTTCGCGCCTGGAAAG CCTCTGAAATGCATCATCAAGCATCCCAATGGGAGCCAAGAAACAATCATGCTGAACCACACCTTCAACGAGTCGCAGATCGAGTGGTTTCAGGCTGGCAGTGCCCTGAACAGAATGaaggagctgcagcagaaatCAAGCTAA
- the ACO2 gene encoding aconitate hydratase, mitochondrial isoform X2, producing the protein MSHFEPNEHINYEKLEKNINIVRKRLDRPLTLSEKIVYGHLDDPAKQEIERGKTYLRLRPDRVAMQDATAQMAMLQFISSGLPKVAVPSTIHCDHLIEAQSGGEKDLRRAKDINQEVYNFLATAGAKYGVGFWKPGSGIIHQIILENYSYPGVMLIGTDSHTPNGGGLGGICIGVGGADAVDVMAGIPWELKCPKVIGVKLTGKLSGWSSPKDVILKVAGILTVKGGTGAIIEYHGPGVDSISCTGMATICNMGAEIGATTSIFPYNARMKKYLSKTGRADIAALADEFQQHLVPDSGCQYDQVIEINLSELKPHINGPFTPDLAHPVSDIGAVAEKEGWPVDIRVGLIGSCTNSSYEDMGRSAAVAKQALAHGLKCKSKFTITPGSEQIRATIERDGYAQILRDVGGLVLANACGPCIGQWDRKDIKKGEKNTIVTSYNRNFTGRNDANPETHAFVTSPEIVTALSIAGTLKFNPETDYLTGADGKKFKLEAPDADELPKLEFDPGQDTYQYPPKDGSGQHVDVSPTSQRLQLLEPFDKWDGKDLEDMLILIKVKGKCTTDHISAAGPWLKFRGHLDNISNNLLIGAINIENGKANSVRNALTQEFGPVPDTARYYKKMGVKWAVIGDENYGEGSSREHAALEPRHLGGRVIITKSFARIHETNLKKQGLLPLTFADPADYNKIHPVDKLSIVGLADFAPGKPLKCIIKHPNGSQETIMLNHTFNESQIEWFQAGSALNRMKELQQKSS; encoded by the exons ATGAGCCACTTTGAGCCTAACGAACACATAAATTATgaaaagctggagaagaacaTCAACATTGTCCGTAAGAG GCTTGACCGTCCCCTGACCTTGTCTGAGAAGATTGTATATGGACACCTGGATGACCCAGCAAAACAGGAGATTGAGCGAGGCAAGACCTATCTGCGCTTACGGCCAGACCGTGTGGCCATGCAGGATGCCACTGCTCAGATGGCGATGCTACAGTTCATCAGCAGCGGGCTGCCAAAAGTGGCTGTGCCTTCCACCATCCACTGTGACCACCTCATTGAAGCCCAGTCAGGTGGTGAAAAGGATCTTCGAAGAGCCAAG GACATAAACCAGGAGGTGTACAACTTTCTAGCAACGGCTGGTGCCAAGTATGGAGTAGGATTCTGGAAACCTGGGTCAGGAATCATTCACCAG atcatTCTGGAGAATTACTCCTACCCTGGGGTTATGCTGATTGGCACAGATTCACACACCCCCAATGGAGGAGGCTTAGGAGGAATCTGCATTGGTGTAGGTGGAGCTGATGCTGTAGATGTCATGGCAGGAATCCCTTGGGAGCTCAAATGCCCAAAG GTTATTGGTGTAAAACTGACGGGCAAGCTTTCAGGCTGGAGTTCTCCTAAAGACGTGATCCTGAAAGTGGCTGGCATCCTCACTGTCAAGGGTGGGACAGGCGCCATCATTGAATACCATGGGCCTGGTGTGGATTCAATCTCTTGCACGG GAATGGCAACGATCTGTAACATGGGGGCTGAAATCGGAGCTACCACGTCTATCTTCCCTTACAATGCAAGGATGAAGAAATACTTGAGCAAGACTGGACGAGCTG ACATAGCTGCACTGGCAGATGAATTCCAGCAACACTTGGTACCAGATTCTGGTTGTCAGTATGACCAGGTGATAGAAATCAACCTCAGTGAG CTGAAACCGCATATCAATGGACCTTTCACACCAGACCTGGCGCACCCTGTGTCAGATATTGGTGCTGTGGCAGAAAAGGAGGGCTGGCCTGTTGATATCAGAGTTG GCTTGATTGGCAGCTGCACCAACTCCAGCTATGAGGACATGGGGCGCTCTGCAGCAGTGGCCAAACAGGCACTAGCGCATGGATTGAAGTGCAAATCTAAGTTCACAATCACACCAGGCTCAGAGCAGATCCGTGCCACCATTGAAAGAGACGGTTAT GCGCAAATCCTGCGAGATGTTGGAGGGCTGGTTCTTGCCAACGCTTGTGGGCCATGCATTGGCCAGTGGGACAG GAAGGACatcaagaaaggagagaaaaacacaaTAGTTACATCCTACAACCGGAATTTCACAGGTCGCAATGATGCCAATCCTGAGACTCATGCATTTGTGACCTCTCCGGAG attgtcACAGCCCTGTCCATTGCTGGCACTCTAAAATTTAACCCTGAGACAGATTACCTGACAGGAGCAGATGGGAAGAAGTTTAAACTAGAAGCACCTGATGCAGATGAGCTGCCCAAGCTG GAGTTTGACCCAGGCCAGGACACCTATCAGTACCCTCCCAAGGATGGCAGTGGGCAGCATGTGGATGTGAGCCCCACCAGCCAGCGCCTCCAGCTTCTTGAGCCCTTCGATAAGTGGGACGGCAAGGATCTAGAAGACATGCTGATCCTCATTAAG GTAAAAGGGAAATGCACCACTGACCATATTTCTGCAGCCGGACCGTGGCTCAAGTTCCGTGGCCACCTGGACAACATCTCCAACAACCTGCTCATCGGTGCCATCAACATTGAAAATGGCAAAGCCAACTCTGTGAGGAATGCATTAACCCAGGAGTTTGGGCCAGTCCCAGACACAGCCCGTTACTACAAG AAAATGGGTGTCAAATGGGCAGTTATTGGGGATGAAAACTACGGTGAGGGATCAAGCCGGGAGCACGCGGCGTTGGAGCCACGTCACTTGGGGGGCAGGGTGATCATCACCAAGAGCTTTGCCAGGATCCACG AAACCAATCTGAAGAAGCAAGGCCTGCTGCCCCTCACTTTCGCTGATCCAGCGGACTACAACAAGATTCATCCTGTGGACAAGCTAAGCATTGTGGGGCTGGCAGACTTCGCGCCTGGAAAG CCTCTGAAATGCATCATCAAGCATCCCAATGGGAGCCAAGAAACAATCATGCTGAACCACACCTTCAACGAGTCGCAGATCGAGTGGTTTCAGGCTGGCAGTGCCCTGAACAGAATGaaggagctgcagcagaaatCAAGCTAA